The genomic window CACTCTGCCAGCAAATAACCAGACTTCAGGCAAAAACAAATGAGCTAAGGCAGCAAATTAAACTCAGACTGATGTATTTCCTGAGTGCAGTAAAACAACCACAGGccactgtttttaatgtttacttcAGGGTTCAGGTGATGTTATTCTTCTACATTTCTGTCCAGACTAACTGACCAATCATCATGGCTGTGCAATATCAAAAATCCTGATGGTTTAAGAGCATAATTTTGAACAAGAAGCTGAATTCAGCATTATTGGATGTAAATTTGTAGAGATGAGATTCACTTTGATTATAAATGTAGCAATAATTATCTTCTATATATTGATGAATGTATTTCCTGTCTAATGTTGGCTCACTCTTGATGTTCACCTGTTAGCAGATTGGTTAGCTGAATACCTGGTTAGATGTTGTTGGTTGTTTTAGCTATTGTCAGTTTGTAGACATTTACTGAATTGAGATATGAGTTAATTTTGGTCGGAGATtcataattcaattcaattcaattttattcatatagtgccaaacaaaagttatctcagggcacttttcacatagagcacaTCAAGACCATAttctttaatttacaaagacCCAACATCCCCCATGAGCAAGtacttggcgacagcagcaaggaaaaactcccctttaacgggaagaaacgTCAAGCAGAAGCGGgttctaggtgggcggccatctgtaGGCCACCCACCTTAATGTTGGTAATTCAATAAATCTGGTTTATTGTCCAGCACTTTCAATAGAAACATGTGaagtaaagacagaaatattGATGTAACTGTATGTTTGATTCAAGTTGGGTTTATTAATATAGCTGAAAATCACAAGTTTGTCTCTTTACCCATTTCTTAGATCCTCAGTTTGGTTAAGAAAAAACTCCCCAAGTAAATGAGAAAAAGCACAGAGGAAAACCTTTTTAGTGGAAAAACACAATCTCGTGTAGAGTATAGACAGATTCAGCCTTTGCAGTGGTTTTAAAGAGAAAGTGCGGTTTCATACAACCTGGGTCttattttttgtagttttgtctaTTGTTTCTATCTGTGATAATAACACTGAACTCATCAACTGCTGGGATGTGGGAACAAAGCAACATtgctaaaaagaagtcagatgtGGCAAGAAACACAtgcagtcagccaatcagacaggttttaaactAACCCATGccaaacaaagaggaaaaagtcaAACAATAAAGTTATTGTCTGTTGTAAAAATCCATCATGTTTACACATCaacttcctggttcaactttgacctacaaTACTTGCTAAAGTGAAATGAGATATTATTACCAACATCTCAGGTGAGCTTACTTTAAACTGATGGCtagtttacaacctgtctgatcgtcTCTTGCCTCGTTGGATTTCGCCATAGCGATGTCAacgtgttcccagatctcagcaattagtCAGGTTTGAATACAACAGTGGATACAATGAAGGCCAAAAGTATAAACTAGACTggaattttcatttaaaatgatgacGATGATGGTGGATTTTGTGGTAACATACGGAGACTCTTACTCACAGCATCTCTGACTCTTACCCAGTTCACAGGCTGTGCCCGTCCATCCACTGGCACACGTGCATTTTCCGTTGGTCTTGTTACAGGTGGCTCCGTTCTGACACAAGCAACGCTGCTGACAGTCTGCTCCATAAAACCCAGCAGGGCATtctgggagagaaaaaacagaagacaaaacCATCTTGTGACCTTTTGTTTATCTGTCGTATAGATGATCACTTTGCCCTGTTTTGTGTACACTCACCTTCTGTGCAGTTGGGTCCGGTCCAGCCTggcgtgcacacacactgcccaCTGGCCGGGTGGCAGATGCCATTGTTACGGCAGCTACAGGTTTGGTTACATCCTTCTCCATAGAAATGGGTTGGGCACGCTGCCAGGGAAAGGACAAACAATATCATTACCTCCTGATGAACTCTGCTGATCAAACGTGGAAATTCCAGTGTTTGGTAAGTGATACAGTTTATAGCATGGGGAACGTCAAGTCGGTACTTTCTCATGCGTGACTGGGCTGGGTTTTCCCAAATAACTCTGACAGCAAGCGTGGTTTTGTTCCACTGTGAGTCAGCGTCACAAAGATGTTCTCGGTGCTTCGATGCTGTTTTTCCGATACAAACTATCTGACCTTCTGTCCAACATTCTTTCATAACACTGGAGTTATGTCAGCGTCTGTGATTCATATAACTTAATAACTTCTGCGGTGCACCTGTCACTCACTCATGTTGCAGAAAGGACCAATCCAGCCAGGAGGACAGGAACAAACCCCGCTGACATGGTTACAGCTCCCGCCGTTAAGACACAAACACTTTTCCTGACAGTCCAACCCGTAGAAACCCTGAGGacacgctgacacacacacatgtaaagaCAACCTGTTAttagtatatatacatattaagTAGTTGAACTTGGCTTTGTGATTACAGATCTTGCCTTACGCTTTTCGCAAAAGGTTCCAGTCCATCCCACCTGGCAGGTACAAGCTCCGCTCACATGGTCGCACAAGGCCTTGTTGTCACACTGACACCGATGGCGACAACCGAGACCAAACATACCTGCTGGGCACTCTGAAGGAACATCACAAACAGTCATGTCATGCtcaatgtcatattttataaatgttggtTATAAAATGACACAACAGCACAATTATAAAATAGTACTGAACAGTCAAAGCAAATTGTAAAAGGCAACAAATAACTTACAGAGACAAAGTGTTGGTAGAATAAAGAATGACATTGTGCAGAATGACACACTGCTAATAAATGAACACATACGCTGCACCAATTTTTAACGGGATTTTTCTACAAACTTTGAGAGAGCCAtaaaatcctgcacactgttgaTCACTTGTATCACTTTATTAACACTTCGGTCCTCAGCCCTTCATCTCAGATCAAAACATTGTTAATGGTGAGTGCAAATGATTAAAAGACTTTTTGATATGCAGGAACTTTGCAGTAatttttcaacaaacaaaaactggaaaGATGCCGTGAGCAACAAGCAACAACATACTCTGATGGCAGTGTGTTCCGGTGTAACCAGCCTCACAGTTGCACTGTCCCGTCACGGCGTCACAGCTGCCATCTCCGTTTCTACAGTCGCAGCTTTCTGCACAGTCCGTTCCCCAGTGCCCTGCATCACAAGCTGCAGCAGAAATATCACATTCAGACACATCAGGGACATAGAGATAGTGAGAGACTGAGAACAACAAATGTTTTCCAGTGCTGTTACCTTTCCTGCAGTTGTGTCCACTCCAGCCAGGAGCGCAGGTACACCGCCCACTCACGGGGTCGCAGCGAGCgttgttctcacacacacacttcatttgGCATCCTTGACCGAAACGTCCACTTGGGCACGCTgcacagggggaaaaaaatatttaaaacatcaaGACTAATCTACCATAACCAACTCCACCAGATTGCATGAAAGCAAAGAAAGTTCCCATGACAGTTCTGGTGATTCAGCCATCAagtgaggcttttttttttgagagtcAGTGGTTACTTTTTCTTCCAACTGAAAATATGTCCAAGGTGGTTTTTCAAGTAGCTTAAAGATCTTTGAAAAATGATCACGGAGAATAACTACTTCTCTGTCTTCTAgcattttcctttatttcttgTCCAAACAGCCTTCATGTACAACTTCAATAATCCACCTCAGCTAGTTGACTGTTAAATGCATGATGCTGTGGAAACATTCTTAAAAATACACACCGCTGATACTCACAGTTCTGGCAGGTTCTTCCCATGAACCCTGGAGGACAGTTACATGACCCATTGTGTTTATCACAGACGCCCCCGTTCTCACAAACAGGGCAGGTTCCAGTGCAGTTGGGACCCCAGAAACCCTCCGGACACACTATAAAACATTGATGattgatgacatttttatcatgCAAAAAATATGTGCTTATTTTGTACTAAGCTGTAGAAAAATCTGTTTGTACTCACAGTTCTCACAGTGCTTTCCTGATGTCCCCGGCGGACACTTGCATTGTCCTGTCACTTTGTCACATGGGGCGCCGGTGCAATTACAAGGATGGACGCAGCCTGTTCCAAACCTTCCTTCGGGACAGTCTGATACACGACACACAGGACGGATTTGTCTCAACACAGTTGCACAAAAACTGAAGCAAATGAGCTTTAAAGAGTGAGAAAGCACTTCCTCCTTAGACTCACATACCTTGATCACAATTCTCCCCGTGATGACCAGGTGGGCACTTTCGTTGGCACTCCCCAGTCACATGATGACACGACACTCCTGGCAGGCAGGTGCACTTCTTCTCACAGCCGGCTCCATAAGTACCTGGGTTACATTCTGGAGACGGAGCAGGACAGAGTGCTCACTTTTCACACTAAGATGTGAAGTAGAGTGATAACAAGAGCAGAACACAACCTGCAATAAATGCAAGGTAAATGCTCACCGTCTTTGCAGGTGTTGCCCTGGTAACCGGGTTTACAGACACAGGTACCATGACGACGGTGACACTCCAGAGTGTTCTGCTGGAGGCACTGACACTCCTCAGAGCAGCCAGGTCCGAAAGTCCACTTAGGACAAGCTGAATGAGAAAGTTTAGAAGAAATGAGCTGCAGCAAGACTCAATTTCACACCAGGAGTCTGATCAACAATgctgcacagacagacataaaaGATTATGATATCATACTTGGATTGTAGCCACAATAACAGTGTTTAGAAGCTCATTGTTTTGCATGTGGATTCTTGTAATACTGGAAAAACAATCTggttgttttgacatttttggaatttGTGGGTGAGAGGTGAGAGGGTGATGAAATGTGTGAACTGCGGGACTTACGCAGGTGGCAGAAGCGCCCATACAGGCCAGGATCACACAGACATGCTCCGTAGGTCCGATGACAGCGACCGTTATTTGCACAGTTACACTTCTTGTTGCACTGCTTCCCATAGAGTCCCTTTGGACAGCCTGAAAACAATTGACAGTGAGATCTTGTTGTGGTTAGAAAAAAATTAAGGAACAAATTACTGTTTTGTCTAGGACAAAGGGAGACAACTCACCATCCTGGCACAAGTCTCCACTGACCCCAGGCGGGCAGCGGCAGCTCCCAGAAACAGGATCACAGCTGGCACCATTTTTACACTTGCAGGGGAAGGAGCAGTTTTTACCAAAATATCCATCGGGGCACGCTATGAGATGAAAAATAACAGGGTCTATCACTGCCACTGACTTAGTGACAGTGTCCATGTGTATGTGCGCgtccgtatgtgtgtgtgtgtgtgtgtgtgtgtcaagccTGTTCCTCACTCTGGTTGCAAACGATGCCGGTCCACCCATCAGGGCAATCGCAGCCATTCTTCCATGGATTACATTTTCCTCCATTAGAACAGTCGTCACACGTCAAACTGCAGTCGTTGCCAAAGGTGTCGTCCAAACATACtggaaacaacagaaaaatgaatgttCCTTTTTGAaggttcatttttttgtcatcataTGTCAGCTCTAATCAAGATATTTGACCCTCAAAAAGACATGGTTTAGTTACTGCTGCTGGACTTTTTGGGGCAATATTTTGTCATCAGATGTCAGATAGTTACAAATGTGCCGATTTTGACTTTTAATGTAGCAACGTTTAATGTTCAACTACAGCTGTTCAGGCGACAGAAAACAGACTGTTTGACTTCCTGTGACAGGCCCCAACCAGCTGCCAGGATATATAAGCCTCAACATTCCTGCCAAAGAAGCTGCGgtgttacagtatgtacaaaCAGTCTGGGAGCATGAAGCACAGCAATTAACCCTCACCGTGTGGTCTGTTCCTGCCTGCAGTAAATGAAGCTGTCAGACAGCTTCACCTCCCCGGAGTCACACTCAGGTAATTAGATATAGGCTCCTGTTAATGACAATGAGTAGTTGATGGTTTGAGGCAGTCTCACCGAATTTCTCTGCCAGGTTACTCTCGGCCCTCAGCTCCCCCTCGTCGTCTTCGTAGTCGTCATAGCGCTCCAGGGGTTGGCTGTAGTCCTGCAGTAAGGTGAGCTGGGGGCGCAGAAGAGGCAGCTCGATGGCACCTCCGCTGGAGAGGGCCTCAACTGTTTCTTCTAGTGCTGCAAGGAgaaacatacatatattttctgTCTCAGAATCGATCTCTCCTTCAAAACATGTGATCAATATCAACCATTTTCGATGAGATAACTGTGTTTAATAGCATGAATGTATACTGTGTACATGTTTACTAGAGTGCAGCCAGGGCAAGTTTTTCATTGTAGTGGAATTTGCTAATGGCAGATTAATGCATATGaattatgaatatataaattAGAAGTGTACTTTATATCTAAGTGTGACTGTATGTTAAAAAAGCAAAGTTTATAAAAAGagtttataaaaataaagtggGTAGCTTGAGTACTATCAAGATAATGTCACTTTAGATGATGAAAAGTtgtaacaactgaaacaatttcACCCCACTGGCagcttttctgtcatttgtcaattaagaaaagtaaaattttaaatatttaattatgtttaTGACAGATGTGTACGACCACTATATGTCTATCAGTGACACCTTGTCTGCTAAAGGTTTTCAAATTAAACCAAACTGTATTCTGTTTCAAGTGGGGTGTCCTGACAGCTGAATGAGTAAGGTTACATGTCATACCCTCCTCTTTtaccttgtttcctgtctgcctctatACTGTATGCTATCAAATTCAGGCACCccaaaaattattttgtttccACTGCCTCGCATCCAGCTCTTATGAAATAGACTTGTTTGTTTATGCCTTTTGTCCAGCTGTGACATCAAACTTGATCTAGTTCAGAATGACATCAAAAAGGTGGTGAAACATCGAGGAATACCACCTCAGCTGTCACTGTGAAATCCACTCCAAGTTTAGACAGCTCTTGTTTTCCATAAACTTCTTCCTTAAATGAGTTTGGAAAACAGGATGTTTTTCGCAGTACGATGGCATCTGTTAGCCAGGTTTTGCGTTGGCATGTTTCTGGTGTGATTCCTGCTCCCCCACACTATTCAACCCAATTTCCAATACTCACGGATGCAAGAGAGCCGGTCCTCGTCCAGACGGAAACCCCGTCGgcagaaacactgaaaggaACCCGCGTTGTTCTGGCATGTGTGATCACAACCGCCATTATCTGCCAGACACTCATCTACATctaaacaacagacacaacacagactCAAACTCTTTTCCAACATCACGCAAACCTTGAGAAAAAGTTGAGAAAAGCCAAAagttgtttggttttttttaactgagcTGGACTCACTTTTACAAGTTAAACTAAGACAAAGACAAcattgtgcatgtttgtgttgacGTCTTCGGGGTCAAACTGGAACATAttcagcagaaataaatattCAGTCTCATGTAAGTTGTATCAGCCACTTTTTGACTGAGGGTGAAACATACCATCGCAGCTACATCCATCTGAGTTGAGTCTGTACCCTGCTGCGCAGTAGCATTCATAACCTCCAGGATAGTTGGTGCAGTCCTGCTCACAGCAAGAGCTCTGCTCTCCACACTCATCGACGTCTGCCAAACACAGCAAGCAGGAAATAAGCAGGACAAAAATTATGATCTGACTGCAGTGATATGCTTTCCTGCTCCCTGAGAGAAACTTTTTTATGAGATAACGTAAATTGTTCAAGTTTAACGGCCAATTAAGGTCAAAGTTACACATGAAGAATAATAGCACTGAACTTAAACTTGtgattttttacatattttggcTTGTATCAGTAAACATTCACTCCTAAAGAGTATATTATTCTCAGCTCTTCTCCTAGAGCATTTTGGCATCATAGAATAGATATAATAGAGTCCtggttttttattttccagtaaAGGAGCAGGATGTGTTGAGTGATCATCTACACATACTGAGCTGTCCTCTGCAGTTATAGCAGAGCAACATCAGAAAGGATTTTTGGCAATAATTTCTATTATATACTTATCAATAGTTATAGTTTACAATAAAGGGAGTCACAGGGAGTTATAAAGCACATTATTCCCAGTGTGACCTCCTCTCATAGGGAGTGTTGGGCTTAAAAGCATCTTACTGAATCTGAAACCAGTATCTTATTCGCTCATTGACTCTCTTATCAAATCTATTTAATGTTGTTGATTTAACAATTTaagtgacaaaaataataaataactattTAAGACTATTTAAAACTCAAAGATTGACATTCAAAGATCTAAAACTAGCTAGctaaagagagagaagataaaagATTTGATAAGAAATTTGTTAGACTCTGAGTTTCACAAATGTTTGTGTGGATTTTGAACTAAATCCAAAAATGAACGAGAGCCCAACCCTATTCAAAGCTGGTCATAAACGCTCAGAAAACACgtgcaaaaacaataataattcacGTGCAGAAAgttaaaatgtttctgtgaaGTTTTGAATGATGTAATGCATCAGTTTGTCGTATATCTTgtcataagtatgtttatagATCGATGTGAAAGCAGTAAAATCTCTTACCAACGCAAGTTTTAAGGTCGTCATCTAGTCTGTAACCATGGTTACAAGAGCAAACTGGGCCGCTGGTTGAATGCTGGCAGTGATGCGAACAGCCTCCGTTGTTGTTCTCACAGCTGTTCACAATCTCCATCTCAATTCCTTTCACACGTTCACAGTGAGATCAGACTGTGTGTTAATGAAGCGACTAAAATATcttcaaataattaaatatgaagTTTCAATGCAATGTGATAATATTGGGAGGGTTTAAACTCACTGTAGCACTGTTTTCCATCAGATCCAAGCTCATAGGCCGTGTTACAAATACAAACGAAAGAGCCCGGAGTGTTGTGGCAGCCATGAGCGCAGTTGCCGTCTTCTATCTCACACTCATCAATATCTGTGacaaaaataagtcaaaaaatactgaataaaacagagaaatgcatCCGCAATGCATCAAATCCATTTTTGCACTTAAAACAACTTTCACACACTTTCAACTCTGTATTGCTGAGAGTGGAAACATTGTCTGCCAAACTCAGCATCATCTTTTcacttgaaatttgttttttttttcttttaaacactgTATTTCTTTTGATCATTTATTACTAGGTTTTTGTgcactgtatttgtatttctgaCCACATTTTCTCTTGGAAACGATTTTACCACAAGGACCATTTAGCATCCTTTCTGGAGCTTTAAATTCAATCACAGGCCGAGTATCAGAGCCAGAGTTTTCCCAGTTGTCCTGGAAATGTcaatgtttaaatttttatttttcgaATCTTTCCAGGGTTAAGAATTAATTTTTCATCTTGAATTTTGAGCAAACATGGATGTGACATCCCTCAAGTGCTCAGATGTATGTGAACATCTACATTTCAACTGTAATCTGGGTAatcttcatctgctgaagaagatCATGCGATAtaatcaaaagctccagaacaacaGACCTTGCACTGACATTTCCATTTTCACTACATTGATAACTTTCTTATTTCACTCTTATTGTCAGTAGTGTCTTTACCTTCGCAGGTTTTCCCATCTTCAGCTAGGATGTAACCAGCTCTACAGTCACAGTGCGCCTTGCCGCCATCAACATGACAGTCGTGCATACAGCCTCCGTTCTGATCTGCACACGGGTTCTGCACTGTAACACAAAAAGCACACGCTCATAAACATAACTCTACATGGTGTCGGTCAAGTGAGGAACGCCTCTGGCACAGTGGTGGAGAAGACTGTAAAAACCAATTGTTCTCCATTTTAATGCAGAGCGTATAAAGATCTTTAAATCCGCCCCACCTCTGTGCACTTCCACCCCATCTTTTTATTGTTCTCTCTGCatagttctgtgtgtgtttaacttgTGTAAGCC from Thunnus maccoyii chromosome 3, fThuMac1.1, whole genome shotgun sequence includes these protein-coding regions:
- the megf6b gene encoding multiple epidermal growth factor-like domains protein 6 isoform X2; translation: MPNVCMEREVTLVAQRQPCVQAFTRMVKVWKQGCVGQSWCMGYERRTAYYTAYRQVYRQDYQTVYKCCPGWSQLNGEAGCLYPVCSYGVCFNGGHCREGSTQLCDCPAGFNGPSCQYDVNECEETNGGCEALCCNTIGSFYCRCPPGQKLNEDGKTCQDIDECQVHNGGCQHRCINTRGSYYCECHPGSRLHVDGRTCLAVHSCAISNGGCEHYCVQESAAHFRCRCKPNYELAEDGKHCKLQNPCADQNGGCMHDCHVDGGKAHCDCRAGYILAEDGKTCEDIDECEIEDGNCAHGCHNTPGSFVCICNTAYELGSDGKQCYRIEMEIVNSCENNNGGCSHHCQHSTSGPVCSCNHGYRLDDDLKTCVDVDECGEQSSCCEQDCTNYPGGYECYCAAGYRLNSDGCSCDDVDECLADNGGCDHTCQNNAGSFQCFCRRGFRLDEDRLSCIPLEETVEALSSGGAIELPLLRPQLTLLQDYSQPLERYDDYEDDEGELRAESNLAEKFVCLDDTFGNDCSLTCDDCSNGGKCNPWKNGCDCPDGWTGIVCNQTCPDGYFGKNCSFPCKCKNGASCDPVSGSCRCPPGVSGDLCQDGCPKGLYGKQCNKKCNCANNGRCHRTYGACLCDPGLYGRFCHLPCPKWTFGPGCSEECQCLQQNTLECHRRHGTCVCKPGYQGNTCKDECNPGTYGAGCEKKCTCLPGVSCHHVTGECQRKCPPGHHGENCDQDCPEGRFGTGCVHPCNCTGAPCDKVTGQCKCPPGTSGKHCENLCPEGFWGPNCTGTCPVCENGGVCDKHNGSCNCPPGFMGRTCQNSCPSGRFGQGCQMKCVCENNARCDPVSGRCTCAPGWSGHNCRKACDAGHWGTDCAESCDCRNGDGSCDAVTGQCNCEAGYTGTHCHQKCPAGMFGLGCRHRCQCDNKALCDHVSGACTCQVGWTGTFCEKPCPQGFYGLDCQEKCLCLNGGSCNHVSGVCSCPPGWIGPFCNMTCPTHFYGEGCNQTCSCRNNGICHPASGQCVCTPGWTGPNCTEECPAGFYGADCQQRCLCQNGATCNKTNGKCTCASGWTGTACELECVAGRFGTDCQQQCECENGGQCDRQTGRCSCSVGWIGEHCEKACEPGLFGAGCEERCQCVHGTSCHHVTGECQCPPGWRGKLCDKACLPGSYGKGCMQRCSCTQGTSCHHISGECGCPPGFTGNGCEQICLPGTFGHNCNQVCQCSETNQLCHPVSGSCYCAPGFQGPKCDQICAEGHYGPDCKRKCQCENGGKCVSSTGACECPAGFIGARCNITCPAGRYGVDCAQVALCGDGAQNDPVTGRCVCLPGQKGEDCGQGCPPGWFGEDCIQRCSCSNGGVCDSASGNCTCGLGWTGEHCDKECPAGRFGANCQLKCKCQNNGTCDRMTGTCQCGPGYYGHVCEHACPPGLHGPLCQLQCDCVNGASCHPASSQCICPPGRHGARCHRVCEQGTYGQGCAKTCDCEDDAPCDPVTGRCLCSSGKTGPRCDVDCKVNRYGPDCRESCQCENGAQCDRRNGRCSCLHSWIGLYCQEGGPPSLTSGSSKDSQHDNSL
- the megf6b gene encoding multiple epidermal growth factor-like domains protein 6 isoform X4, yielding MEREVTLVAQRQPCVQAFTRMVKVWKQGCVGQSWCMGYERRTAYYTAYRQVYRQDYQTVYKCCPGWSQLNGEAGCLYPVCSYGVCFNGGHCREGSTQLCDCPAGFNGPSCQYDVNECEETNGGCEALCCNTIGSFYCRCPPGQKLNEDGKTCQDIDECQVHNGGCQHRCINTRGSYYCECHPGSRLHVDGRTCLAVHSCAISNGGCEHYCVQESAAHFRCRCKPNYELAEDGKHCKLQNPCADQNGGCMHDCHVDGGKAHCDCRAGYILAEDGKTCEDIDECEIEDGNCAHGCHNTPGSFVCICNTAYELGSDGKQCYRIEMEIVNSCENNNGGCSHHCQHSTSGPVCSCNHGYRLDDDLKTCVDVDECGEQSSCCEQDCTNYPGGYECYCAAGYRLNSDGCSCDDVDECLADNGGCDHTCQNNAGSFQCFCRRGFRLDEDRLSCIPLEETVEALSSGGAIELPLLRPQLTLLQDYSQPLERYDDYEDDEGELRAESNLAEKFVCLDDTFGNDCSLTCDDCSNGGKCNPWKNGCDCPDGWTGIVCNQTCPDGYFGKNCSFPCKCKNGASCDPVSGSCRCPPGVSGDLCQDGCPKGLYGKQCNKKCNCANNGRCHRTYGACLCDPGLYGRFCHLPCPKWTFGPGCSEECQCLQQNTLECHRRHGTCVCKPGYQGNTCKDECNPGTYGAGCEKKCTCLPGVSCHHVTGECQRKCPPGHHGENCDQDCPEGRFGTGCVHPCNCTGAPCDKVTGQCKCPPGTSGKHCENLCPEGFWGPNCTGTCPVCENGGVCDKHNGSCNCPPGFMGRTCQNSCPSGRFGQGCQMKCVCENNARCDPVSGRCTCAPGWSGHNCRKACDAGHWGTDCAESCDCRNGDGSCDAVTGQCNCEAGYTGTHCHQKCPAGMFGLGCRHRCQCDNKALCDHVSGACTCQVGWTGTFCEKPCPQGFYGLDCQEKCLCLNGGSCNHVSGVCSCPPGWIGPFCNMTCPTHFYGEGCNQTCSCRNNGICHPASGQCVCTPGWTGPNCTEECPAGFYGADCQQRCLCQNGATCNKTNGKCTCASGWTGTACELECVAGRFGTDCQQQCECENGGQCDRQTGRCSCSVGWIGEHCEKACEPGLFGAGCEERCQCVHGTSCHHVTGECQCPPGWRGKLCDKACLPGSYGKGCMQRCSCTQGTSCHHISGECGCPPGFTGNGCEQICLPGTFGHNCNQVCQCSETNQLCHPVSGSCYCAPGFQGPKCDQICAEGHYGPDCKRKCQCENGGKCVSSTGACECPAGFIGARCNITCPAGRYGVDCAQVALCGDGAQNDPVTGRCVCLPGQKGEDCGQGCPPGWFGEDCIQRCSCSNGGVCDSASGNCTCGLGWTGEHCDKECPAGRFGANCQLKCKCQNNGTCDRMTGTCQCGPGYYGHVCEHACPPGLHGPLCQLQCDCVNGASCHPASSQCICPPGRHGARCHRVCEQGTYGQGCAKTCDCEDDAPCDPVTGRCLCSSGKTGPRCDVDCKVNRYGPDCRESCQCENGAQCDRRNGRCSCLHSWIGLYCQEGGPPSLTSGSSKDSQHDNSL
- the megf6b gene encoding multiple epidermal growth factor-like domains protein 6 isoform X1, which translates into the protein MDSVIFYFFLIFIKGAQAFRYGIANNLQSYMPNVCMEREVTLVAQRQPCVQAFTRMVKVWKQGCVGQSWCMGYERRTAYYTAYRQVYRQDYQTVYKCCPGWSQLNGEAGCLYPVCSYGVCFNGGHCREGSTQLCDCPAGFNGPSCQYDVNECEETNGGCEALCCNTIGSFYCRCPPGQKLNEDGKTCQDIDECQVHNGGCQHRCINTRGSYYCECHPGSRLHVDGRTCLAVHSCAISNGGCEHYCVQESAAHFRCRCKPNYELAEDGKHCKLQNPCADQNGGCMHDCHVDGGKAHCDCRAGYILAEDGKTCEDIDECEIEDGNCAHGCHNTPGSFVCICNTAYELGSDGKQCYRIEMEIVNSCENNNGGCSHHCQHSTSGPVCSCNHGYRLDDDLKTCVDVDECGEQSSCCEQDCTNYPGGYECYCAAGYRLNSDGCSCDDVDECLADNGGCDHTCQNNAGSFQCFCRRGFRLDEDRLSCIPLEETVEALSSGGAIELPLLRPQLTLLQDYSQPLERYDDYEDDEGELRAESNLAEKFVCLDDTFGNDCSLTCDDCSNGGKCNPWKNGCDCPDGWTGIVCNQTCPDGYFGKNCSFPCKCKNGASCDPVSGSCRCPPGVSGDLCQDGCPKGLYGKQCNKKCNCANNGRCHRTYGACLCDPGLYGRFCHLPCPKWTFGPGCSEECQCLQQNTLECHRRHGTCVCKPGYQGNTCKDECNPGTYGAGCEKKCTCLPGVSCHHVTGECQRKCPPGHHGENCDQDCPEGRFGTGCVHPCNCTGAPCDKVTGQCKCPPGTSGKHCENLCPEGFWGPNCTGTCPVCENGGVCDKHNGSCNCPPGFMGRTCQNSCPSGRFGQGCQMKCVCENNARCDPVSGRCTCAPGWSGHNCRKACDAGHWGTDCAESCDCRNGDGSCDAVTGQCNCEAGYTGTHCHQKCPAGMFGLGCRHRCQCDNKALCDHVSGACTCQVGWTGTFCEKPCPQGFYGLDCQEKCLCLNGGSCNHVSGVCSCPPGWIGPFCNMTCPTHFYGEGCNQTCSCRNNGICHPASGQCVCTPGWTGPNCTEECPAGFYGADCQQRCLCQNGATCNKTNGKCTCASGWTGTACELECVAGRFGTDCQQQCECENGGQCDRQTGRCSCSVGWIGEHCEKACEPGLFGAGCEERCQCVHGTSCHHVTGECQCPPGWRGKLCDKACLPGSYGKGCMQRCSCTQGTSCHHISGECGCPPGFTGNGCEQICLPGTFGHNCNQVCQCSETNQLCHPVSGSCYCAPGFQGPKCDQICAEGHYGPDCKRKCQCENGGKCVSSTGACECPAGFIGARCNITCPAGRYGVDCAQVALCGDGAQNDPVTGRCVCLPGQKGEDCGQGCPPGWFGEDCIQRCSCSNGGVCDSASGNCTCGLGWTGEHCDKECPAGRFGANCQLKCKCQNNGTCDRMTGTCQCGPGYYGHVCEHACPPGLHGPLCQLQCDCVNGASCHPASSQCICPPGRHGARCHRVCEQGTYGQGCAKTCDCEDDAPCDPVTGRCLCSSGKTGPRCDVDCKVNRYGPDCRESCQCENGAQCDRRNGRCSCLHSWIGLYCQEGGPPSLTSGSSKDSQHDNSL